From Oenanthe melanoleuca isolate GR-GAL-2019-014 chromosome 18, OMel1.0, whole genome shotgun sequence, a single genomic window includes:
- the LOC130260669 gene encoding myosin-1B-like, with protein MSTDAEMAVFGEAAPYLRKSEKERIAAQNKPFDAKSSVFVVHAKESFVKGTITSRESGKVTVKTEGGETLTVKEDQIFSMNPPKYDKIEDMAMMTHLHEPAVLYNLKERYAAWMIYTYSGLFCVTVNPYKWLPVYNPEVVLAYRGKKRQEAPPHIFSISDNAYQFMLTDRENQSILITGESGAGKTVNTKRVIQYFATIAASGDKKKEEQTSGKMQGTLEDQIISANPLLEAFGNAKTVRNDNSSRFGKFIRIHFGATGKLASADIETYLLEKSRVTFQLKAERSYHIFYQIMSNKKPELIDMLLITTNPYDYQFVSQGEITVASINDQEELMATDSAIDILGFSADEKTAIYKLTGAVMHYGNLKFKQKQREEQAEPDGTEVADKAAYLMGLNSADLLKALCYPRVKVGNEYVTKGQTVQQVYNSVGALAKAVYEKMFLWMVVRINEQLDTKQPRQYFIGVLDIAGFEIFDFNSLEQLCINFTNEKLQQFFNHHMFVLEQEEYKKEGIEWEFIDFGMDLAACIELIEKPMGIFSILEEECMFPKATDTSFKNKLYDQHLGKSNNFQKPKPGKGKAEAHFSLVHYAGTVDYNITGWLEKNKDPLNETVIGLYQKSSVKTLALLFASYGGAEAEAGGGGGGKKGGKKKGSSFQTVSALFRENLNKLMTNLRSTHPHFVRCIIPNETKTPGAMEHELVLHQLRCNGVLEGIRICRKGFPSRVLYADFKQRYKVLNASAIPEGQFIDSKKASEKLLGSIDVDHTQYRFGHTKVFFKAGLIGLLEEMRDEKLAQLITRTQARCRGFLMRVEYQRMVERRESIFCIQYNIRAFMNVKHWPWMKLFFKIKPLLKSAESEKEMANMKEEFEKTKEELAKAEAKRKELEEKMVKLVQEKNDLQLQVQAEADALADAEERCDQLIKTKIQLEAKVKEVTERAEDEEEINAELTAKKRKLEDECSELKKDIDDLELTLAKVEKEKHATENKVKNLTEEMAALDETIVKLTKEKKALQEAHQQTLDDLQAEEDKVNTLTKAKTKLEQQVDDLEGSLEQEKKLRMDLERAKRKLEGDLKLAQDSIMDLENDKQQLDEKLKKKDFEISQIQSKIEDEQALGMQFQKKIKELQARIEELEEEIEAERTSRAKAEKHRADLSRELEAISERLEEAGGATAAQIEMNKKREAEFQKMRRDLEEATLQHEATAAALRKKHADSTAELGEQIDNLQRVKQKLEKEKSEMKMEIDDLASNMESVSKAKANLEKMCRTLEDQLSEIKTKEEEHQRMINDLNTQRARLQTEAGEFSRQVDEKDALISQLSRGKQAFTQQIEELKRHLEEEIKAKNALAHALQSARHDCDLLREQYEEEQEAKGELQRALSKANSEVAQWRTKYETDAIQRTEELEEAKKKLAQRLQDAEEHVEAVNAKCASLEKTKQRLQNEVEDLMIDVERSNAACAALDKKQKNFDKILAEWKQKYEETQAELEASQKESRSLSTELFKMKNAYEESLDHLETMKRENKNLQQEISDLTEQIAEGGKAIHELEKVKKQIEQEKSEIQAALEEAEASLEHEEGKILRLQLELNQVKSEIDRKIAEKDEEIDQMKRNHLRIVESMQSTLDAEIRSRNEALRLKKKMEGDLNEMEIQLSHANRVAAEAQKNLRNTQAVLKDTQIHLDDALRTQDDLKEQVAMVERRANLLQAEVEELRAALEQTERSRKLAEQELLDASERVQLLHTQNTSLINTKKKLETDIAQIQSEMEDTIQEARNAEEKAKKAITDAAMMAEELKKEQDTSAHLERMKKNLDQTVKDLQHRLEEAEQLALKGGKKQIQKLEARVRELEGEVDAEQKRSAEAVKGVRKYERRVKELTYQSEEDRKNILRLQDLVDKLQMKVKSYKRQAEEAEELSNVNLSKFRKIQHELEEAEERADIAESQVNKLRAKSREFHGKKIGEEE; from the exons CGGAGAATCCGGGGCCGGGAAGACTGTGAACACAAAGCGTGTCATCCAGTACTTTGCAACAATTGCAGCCAGTGGGGACAAGAAGAAAGAGGAGCAGACGTCGGGCAAAATGCAG GGAACGCTTGAGGATCAAATCATCAGTGCCAACCCACTGCTGGAGGCCTTTGGAAACGCCAAGACCGTGAGGAACGACAACTCCTCACGCTTT GGCAAATTCATCAGAATCCATTTTGGTGCCACAGGAAAACTGGCTTCTGCAGATATTGAAACAT ATCTGCTGGAGAAGTCCAGAGTTACTTTCCAGCTCAAGGCGGAAAGGAGCTACCACATCTTTTATCAGATCATGTCCAATAAGAAGCCAGAGCTAATTG ACATGCTCCTCATCACCACCAACCCATATGACTACCAATTTGTGAGTCAAGGCGAGATCACTGTCGCCAGCATTAACGACCAGGAGGAGCTGATGGCTACAGAT AGTGCCATTGACATCCTGGGCTTCAGTGCTGATGAGAAAACAGCCATCTACAAGCTGACAGGGGCTGTCATGCACTACGGGAACCTGAAGTTCAAGCAGAAGCAGcgtgaggagcaggcagagcctgaTGGCACCGAAG TTGCTGACAAGGCTGCCTACCTGATGGGTCTGAACTCAGCAGACCTGCTCAAGGCCCTCTGCTACCCCCGAGTGAAGGTGGGGAATGAATACGTGACCAAGGGCCAAACTGTGCAGCAG GTGTACAATTCAGTGGGTGCCCTGGCAAAGGCTGTGTATGAGAAGATGTTCCTGTGGATGGTTGTTCGCATCAACGAGCAGCTGGACACGAAGCAGCCCAGGCAGTACTTCATTGGTGTCCTGGACATTGCTGGCTTTGAGATCTTTGAT TTcaacagcctggagcagctgtgcatcAACTTCACCAATGAGAAACTGCAACAGTTCTTCAACCACCACATGtttgtgctggagcaggaggagtaCAAGAAGGAGGGAATTGAATGGGAGTTCATTGACTTTGGCATGGACCTGGCTGCCTGCATTGAGCTCATTGAGAAg CCCATGGGCATCTTCTCCATCCTGGAAGAGGAGTGCATGTTCCCCAAGGCAACTGACACCTCTTTCAAGAACAAGCTCTATGACCAGCACCTGGGCAAGTCCAACAACTTCCAGAAGCCCAAGCCTGGCAAAGGCAAGGCTGAGGCTCACTTCTCCCTGGTGCACTACGCTGGCACAGTGGACTACAACATCACTGGCTGGCTGGAGAAGAACAAGGACCCTCTGAATGAAACTGTCATTGGGCTGTACCAGAAATCATCTGTGAAGACCCTCGCTTTACTCTTTGCTTCTTATGGTGGAGCAGAAGCAg aggctggtggtggtggtggtggcaaGAAGGGAGGCAAGAAGAAGGGGTCTTCTTTCCAGACTGTTTCAGCTCTTTTCCGG GAGAATCTGAATAAGCTGATGACCAATCTGCGGAGCACTCACCCCCATTTTGTGCGCTGTATCATCCCCAATGAGACTAAAACACCTG GTGCCATGGAGCACGAGCTGGTGCTGCACCAGCTGCGCTGTAACGGCGTGCTGGAAGGGATCAGGATTTGCAGGAAGGGATTCCCCAGCAGAGTCCTCTATGCTGACTTCAAACAGAG ATACAAGGTGCTTAATGCCAGTGCCATTCCTGAGGGACAGTTCATCGATAGCAAGAAGGCTTCTGAGAAGCTCCTTGGGTCAATCGATGTGGACCACACCCAGTACAGATTTGGACACACCAAG GTGTTCTTCAAAGCTGGGCTGATAGGGCTCCTGGAGGAGATGAGAGATGAGAAGCTGGCACAGCTCATCACCCGCACCCAGGCCAGGTGCAGGGGATTCCTGATGAGAGTGGAGTACCAGAGAATGGTGGAGAGGAG GGAATCCATCTTCTGTATCCAGTACAACATTCGTGCATTCATGAATGTTAAACACTGGCCATGGATGAAGCTGTTCTTCAAGATCAAGCCCTTGCTGAAGAGTGCAGAGTCTGAGAAGGAGATGGCCAACATGAAGGAAGAGTTTGAGAAAACCAAGGAAGAGCTTGCGAAGGCCGAAGCAAAGcggaaggagctggaggagaaaatggTGAAACTGGTGCAGGAGAAAAATGACCTGCAGCTCCAAGTGCAGGCT GAAGCTGATGCTTTGGCTGATGCTGAGGAAAGGTGTGACCAGCtcatcaaaaccaaaatccagCTGGAAGCCAAAGTCAAGGAGGTGACTGAAAGGGCTGAGGATGAAGAGGAAATTAATGCTGAGCTGACAGCCAAGAAGAGGAAACTGGAGGATGAATGTTCAGAGCTGAAGAAAGATATTGATGACCTTGAGCTAACACTGGCCAaggtggagaaggaaaaacatgcCACCGAAAACAAG GTGAAAAACCTGACCGAGGAGATGGCAGCCCTGGATGAGACCATTGTGAAGCtgacaaaagagaagaaagcccTCCAAGAGGCCCATCAGCAGACCCTGGATgacctgcaggcagaggaggacaAAGTCAATACTCTGACCAAAGCCAAGACCAAGCTGGAACAGCAAGTGGATGAT CTGGAAGGGTCCCTGGAGCAAGAGAAGAAACTGCGCATGGACCTGGAGAGAGCTAAGAGGAAACTGGAAGGAGACCTGAAGCTGGCCCAGGACAGCATCATGGATTTGGAGAATGAtaagcagcagctggatgagAAACTGAAGAA GAAAGACTTTGAAATCAGCCAGATCCAGAGCAAGATCGAGGATGAACAAGCCCTGGGCATGCAATTTCAGAAGAAGATCAAGGAGCTGCAG GCCCGTattgaggagctggaggaggaaattGAGGCAGAGCGAACCTCTCGCGCTAAAGCAGAGAAGCATCGGGCTGACCTGTCCAGGGAGCTGGAGGCGATCAGTGAGCGCCTGGAAGAAGCAGGAggtgccacagcagctcagatcGAGATGAACAAGAAGCGTGAGGCAGAATTCCAGAAGATGCGCCGTGACCTGGAAGAGGCCACGCTGCAGCACGAAGCCACGGCTGCCGCCCTGCGCAAGAAGCACGCggacagcacagctgagctgggggagcagatcGACAACCTGCAACGTGTGAAGCAGAAGCTAGAGAAGGAGAAGAGTGAGATGAAGATGGAGATTGATGACTTGGCCAGCAATATGGAGTCTGTCTCCAAAGCCAAG GCCAACCTGGAGAAGATGTGCCGCACACTGGAAGACCAGCTGAGCGAGATTAAGACCAAGGAAGAAGAGCATCAGCGCATGATCAACGACCTCAATACTCAAAGAGCTCGTCTGCAGACAGAAGCAG GTGAATTTTCACGCCAGGTAGATGAAAAAGATGCTCTGATTTCTCAGCTGTCAAGAGGCAAACAGGCTTTCACACAACAGATTGAGGAACTCAAGAGGCATCTGGAGGAAGAAATTAAG GCCAAGAATGCCCTGGCCCACGCCCTGCAGTCCGCTCGCCACGACTGTGACTTGCTCCGGGAACAAtatgaggaggagcaggaggccaAGGGGGAGCTGCAGCGAGCCCTGTCCAAGGCCAACAGTGAAGTGGCCCAGTGGAGAACCAAATACGAGACGGACGCGATTCAGCGCACGGAGGAGCTCGAGGAGGCCAA gaAGAAGCTGGCCCAGCGTCTACAGGATGCAGAGGAACATGTTGAGGCTGTCAATGCCAAATGTGCCTCCctggaaaagacaaagcaaaggCTGCAGAATGAAGTGGAGGACCTGATGATTGATGTGGAGAGATCCAATGCTGCCTGCGCTGCTCTGGATAAGAAGCAGAAGAACTTTGACAAG ATCCTGGCAGAATGGAAGCAGAAGTATGAGGAAACgcaggctgagctggaggcCTCCCAGAAGGAGTCGCGCTCTCTCAGCACGGAGCTGTTCAAGATGAAGAATGCCTATGAGGAGTCCTTGGACCACCTGGAGACAATGAAGCGGGAGAACAAGAACTTGCAGC AGGAGATTTCCGACCTCACAGAGCAGATTGCCGAGGGAGGAAAGGCAATTCATGAGCTGGAGAAAGTCAAGAAGCAGATTGAGCAGGAAAAGTCTGAaatccaggctgctctggaagaAGCTGAG GCCTCCCTGGAGCATGAAGAGGGGAAGATCTTGCGCCTGCAGCTTGAGCTCAACCAAGTGAAGTCTGAGATTGACAGAAAGATAGCAGAGAAAGATGAGGAGATTGACCAGATGAAGAGAAATCACCTCAGAATTGTGGAGTCCATGCAGAGCACGCTGGATGCTGAGATCAGGAGCAGGAATGAAGCCCTGAGGCTGAAGAAGAAGATGGAGGGAGACCTGAATGAAATGGAGATCCAGCTGAGCCATGCCAACCGTGtggctgcagaggcacagaagAACCTGAGAAACACCCAGGCAGTGCTCAAG GACACTCAGATACACTTGGATGATGCTCTCAGGACACAGGATGACCTGAAGGAGCAGGTGGCCATGGTGGAGCGCAGAGCaaacctgctgcaggctgaagTTGAGGAGCTCcgggcagccctggagcagacaGAGCGGTCGAGGAAactggctgagcaggagcttCTGGATGCAAGTGAGAGAGTTCAGCTTCTCCACACTCAG AACACCAGCTTGATCAACACCAAAAAGAAGCTGGAAACAGACATTGCCCAGATCCAGAGTGAAATGGAGGATACCATCCAGGAAGCCCGCAATGCTGAGGAGAAGGCCAAGAAGGCCATCACAGAT GCGGCCATGATGGCAgaagagctgaagaaggagcaggaCACCAGTGCCCACCTGGAGAGGATGAAGAAGAACCTGGACCAGACAGTGAAGGACCTGCAGCACCGTCTGGAAGAGGCCGAGCAGCTGGCActgaagggagggaagaagcAGATCCAGAAGCTGGAGGCCAGG GTGCGGGAGCTGGAAGGGGAGGTTGATGCTGAGCAGAAGCGCAGCGCTGAAGCCGTGAAGGGTGTGCGCAAGTACGAGCGGAGGGTGAAGGAACTGACCTACCAG TCTGAGGAAGACAGGAAGAATATTCTCAGGCTGCAGGATCTGGTGGACAAGCTGCAAATGAAAGTGAAATCCTACAAGAGACAAGCTGAGGAGGCT GAGGAGCTGTCCAATGTCAACCTGTCCAAGTTCCGCAAGATCCAGCACGAGCTGGAGGAAGCCGAGGAGCGGGCTGACATTGCAGAGTCACAGGTCAACAAGCTCCGAGCCAAGAGCCGGGAGTTTCATGGCAAGAAAATAGGAGAGGAAGAGTGA